The Burkholderia cepacia genome includes a region encoding these proteins:
- a CDS encoding DUF2515 family protein, translating to MAENLKTTGTTNPERDTCVDAQCDCKIIWSLAQQFSMRQIVTNVPTHNHMPDYREGESHASGTQLEKQTPTFVSDPEVRARRIAAAYARVFLEEFHLGDKNKVDRFYWLGLGAFASKQVAATLALWQVRYAGRWTELRKGLGRGNLWLFNDVLAWFYAYAAGADTFFKCVHSRDSSKFVEQVATNFTRQAGYAESIKKIPFEIDVNTGKKKAEHGYLRCTPIIVEGFNKIKEWEAGDDQSRPIWAFKHLLLIAKHEQGEVLQGLIYDDPNFKRWLGVQRAALATSDDTAINESMNAMKYGLSDGSEIALSPVIRALVPNLQLVLTSDDKTENIEFRSDARDRLVLEDYQQRMDWIQKAAEKYDELMQGKRRHTMLGYLADIKKWGDRPDA from the coding sequence TTGGCAGAGAATCTGAAAACAACAGGAACCACCAATCCTGAACGGGATACCTGCGTGGATGCGCAGTGCGATTGCAAGATCATCTGGTCACTTGCGCAGCAGTTCTCGATGCGGCAGATCGTGACGAATGTACCGACGCACAATCACATGCCCGACTACCGGGAAGGCGAATCGCATGCTTCGGGGACGCAACTCGAGAAGCAAACGCCCACGTTCGTCAGCGATCCCGAGGTCAGGGCGAGACGTATTGCTGCGGCGTATGCGCGTGTGTTTCTCGAAGAATTCCACCTGGGCGATAAAAACAAGGTCGACCGCTTTTACTGGCTGGGGTTGGGGGCGTTTGCGTCCAAGCAGGTCGCCGCGACGCTTGCGCTGTGGCAGGTGCGATATGCCGGGCGTTGGACCGAATTGCGCAAAGGGCTAGGCCGGGGCAATCTCTGGCTCTTCAACGACGTTCTGGCATGGTTTTACGCCTATGCTGCTGGAGCCGATACGTTCTTCAAGTGCGTGCATTCGCGCGACAGCAGCAAGTTTGTCGAGCAGGTCGCTACCAACTTCACCCGGCAGGCGGGATATGCCGAATCGATCAAGAAAATTCCTTTCGAGATCGATGTCAATACAGGCAAGAAAAAGGCCGAGCATGGGTATCTCAGGTGCACGCCGATTATTGTTGAAGGTTTTAATAAAATCAAGGAATGGGAGGCTGGCGATGACCAAAGCAGACCCATATGGGCGTTCAAGCATCTGCTTTTAATCGCGAAACATGAGCAGGGCGAGGTGTTGCAGGGGCTGATTTACGACGATCCGAATTTCAAGCGGTGGCTCGGGGTGCAACGTGCAGCTTTGGCCACTTCTGACGATACGGCAATCAATGAATCGATGAACGCAATGAAATATGGTCTATCCGACGGATCGGAGATTGCATTGTCTCCGGTTATTCGCGCATTGGTGCCGAATCTTCAGCTGGTGCTTACGTCTGATGACAAGACGGAGAATATCGAATTTAGGTCCGATGCCCGGGATAGGCTGGTTCTGGAGGATTATCAGCAACGCATGGACTGGATACAGAAAGCAGCGGAGAAGTATGATGAATTGATGCAAGGAAAAAGGCGGCATACCATGCTTGGTTATCTTGCAGATATCAAAAAATGGGGCGATAGACCAGACGCGTAA
- a CDS encoding patatin-like phospholipase family protein, translating to MFDQIVFAGGGNRCWWQAGFWDVAQPALGLRPRVITGISAGAATACMLYTRDAAWVMRYYEEALRHNRKNAYWGNLFGREPVFPHYRIYRQALLDIYGEPFAKLAAAPEIRIGVSHVPRWLGARSAVAAGLVAYNIEKYVRKTLHPTLGRTLGFRPEFVRAQACTQVDELADLILQSSCTPPFTPVLRRGGRPVLDGGMVDNVPVDALDPTPGDVLVLVTRLYPRPQMFTVAHGEQRRLYVQPSSKVPISSWDYTSPSQMRHAYDLGRRDGEHFLTRVGAMTGGRVAA from the coding sequence ATGTTCGACCAGATCGTCTTCGCGGGCGGCGGCAATCGCTGCTGGTGGCAGGCCGGCTTCTGGGACGTCGCACAGCCGGCGCTCGGCCTGCGCCCGCGCGTGATCACCGGTATCTCGGCCGGCGCGGCAACCGCCTGCATGCTGTATACGCGCGACGCCGCCTGGGTGATGCGCTATTACGAAGAGGCGCTGCGCCACAACCGGAAGAACGCGTACTGGGGCAACCTGTTCGGGCGCGAACCCGTGTTTCCGCATTACCGGATTTACCGTCAGGCGCTGCTCGACATCTACGGCGAACCGTTCGCGAAGCTTGCCGCGGCGCCGGAGATCCGCATCGGCGTGTCGCATGTGCCGCGCTGGCTCGGTGCGCGCAGCGCAGTCGCCGCCGGTCTCGTCGCATACAACATCGAGAAGTACGTGCGCAAGACGCTGCACCCGACGCTCGGGCGCACGCTCGGCTTTCGGCCCGAGTTCGTGCGGGCGCAGGCCTGCACGCAAGTCGACGAACTCGCCGACCTGATCCTGCAGTCGTCCTGCACGCCGCCGTTCACGCCGGTGCTGCGCCGCGGCGGCCGGCCCGTGCTCGACGGCGGCATGGTCGACAACGTGCCCGTCGACGCGCTCGACCCGACGCCGGGCGACGTGCTGGTGCTCGTCACGCGGCTGTATCCGCGCCCGCAGATGTTTACGGTCGCGCATGGCGAGCAGCGTCGGCTGTACGTCCAGCCGTCGAGCAAGGTACCGATTTCGAGTTGGGATTACACGAGCCCGTCGCAGATGCGGCATGCGTACGATCTCGGGCGGCGCGACGGCGAGCATTTCCTCACGCGCGTCGGCGCGATGACGGGCGGCCGCGTGGCCGCCTGA
- a CDS encoding PAAR domain-containing protein, which produces MRATVGGKAQIVVGDVTSHGGRVISGSPSSTWGREEIPIARKGDKVTCPICEPHVFEIAEGCDDSVDLGAPVALEGHKTTCGAVLLAQRGEGE; this is translated from the coding sequence ATGCGAGCAACAGTAGGCGGCAAGGCGCAGATCGTGGTGGGCGACGTGACCAGTCACGGTGGACGCGTGATTTCCGGCAGCCCCTCGTCGACGTGGGGGCGCGAAGAGATCCCCATTGCGCGCAAGGGGGACAAGGTGACCTGCCCGATTTGCGAACCGCACGTCTTCGAGATTGCGGAGGGGTGCGACGACAGCGTGGATTTGGGGGCGCCGGTTGCACTCGAGGGGCACAAGACAACCTGTGGGGCGGTCTTGCTCGCGCAGCGTGGCGAAGGAGAGTGA
- a CDS encoding PaaI family thioesterase yields the protein MDENAVRELLDRLLAPWVRSLGLVPVSIGDDSVTLRLPFSGEFRHSGGVICGQVFTAAADTAMVVAISAALGEFRPMTTVSLNTNFMRPVRKGDVLVTARVLRMGRNLVFGEVELFDEDGKMAVHATSTYALVS from the coding sequence ATGGACGAAAACGCAGTCCGAGAATTGCTGGATCGCCTGCTGGCCCCCTGGGTCCGCTCGCTCGGTCTGGTTCCCGTGTCGATCGGCGACGACAGCGTCACGCTGCGCCTGCCGTTTTCCGGCGAATTCCGCCATTCGGGCGGTGTGATCTGCGGCCAGGTGTTCACGGCGGCCGCCGACACCGCGATGGTGGTCGCGATCTCGGCCGCGCTCGGCGAGTTCCGGCCGATGACGACCGTGTCGTTGAACACGAACTTCATGCGTCCCGTGCGCAAGGGCGACGTGCTCGTGACCGCGCGCGTGCTGCGAATGGGCCGCAATCTCGTATTCGGCGAAGTCGAGCTGTTCGACGAAGACGGCAAGATGGCCGTTCACGCGACGTCGACCTACGCGCTCGTCAGCTGA